AGTTGTTGATTAGATCTTGGCTGATACGTATAGTACGTGTGGAATCGAATGTTTTAGGATCTCCCATTAATTCTTCTGAATCCTTTGCGGTAAAATCAAGAGTTTTGGAAATTGATAAGGTTTTGTTCTTGAAATCAACATCGCTCCATTGGAGTGCAGCGGCTTCACCTTTTCGCATCCCCGTTTCTATAAGTAATTTAGACATTATCCAATATATATAGTCATACTGGTAAGCAGCCTGAAGAAATTTAGGAATGTCTGAAGATTCTATATACTTGATACCATTCTGTTTCTTTTTTCCTTTGATACTCACACCAACACAAGGTTTTTTTTCAATTTTATAGAGTGTAACGGCTTTTTTTATGGAATTATTCATTGTAGAATGCACTATTTCTATTGTTCTGTGACTATAGCCATTTGTAATAAGTACATTAATAAATTCTTGATACATGATTGGTTTTAATTCTTTTAGTAAGATATTCTTAAAATAAGGGAGTATATGATTATTGATACTATATTGAAGTGATGTAAGGGTGTTTTTACGTACGGTACCCTCCTTGTAATCGGTTAACCAAAGTTCAAGAAATTTAGTGGATTTTATGATGGAACGGCTAATACAAAGGTGAAAGCCTTCGACCCTAATTACATTTCAGATAACATACGAGCAGGAACAAGCATATTCGGTGTTCCTGGAAAGCACACGGTAGTAGACACAGTTGATGCAGTTCTTAATCCGCAGTTTTTGTTGGTCGGAAGTAGCGGCTACGATGACGGAGTACTAAAACAGGGTACCATGCCCGATAGAAGCACAGAAAATCACCATATGCCAGCGATTACCACGAATGTTTTTCTAGGTGACCGCGTTTTTTTACAACCACCACATGGGTTTTATAACGGGGGCACTTGGGTAGCTACCCCAGCGCCTGCATTCACACCTGGAAACATAAAAAAAGGTGTTGATATATTGGGTATAGTCGGTACAATGCCGACCATAGGATCTTTACAGATGAATTTTACTAAAGTTTATGAAATACCAGCAGGCGGTCAAGCAATTAGAGAAAATTTATATATTATACCCCCATGTTCATCTTTCATAAATTTTGAATGTTCAACAATATGGAAAGAAACATCAATTCAAAATACAGGCAATGGGGGAAGTGGGAGACTTCAACTTGTAGACGCAAACGGTGTAGAATGGGAATTGTTTGAAGGGTGGAGAGGTGAAAAAAGGTCATTTTTATCCTCATACATTTCTATACCTACGAGGGAGTTTTTTCATTCGTCAGTATCGGCGACATATGTCACCTCTCAAAACAGAGGAATGCCCTCTATTTTCGATTTCACAAAACCAATGAGGGGGGGTAGTAACTTATGCATGATGAATTTTACGTTATCTATAATGTTGTTGGCGGCAACGTCGGTAGCGTTCACGCAATCCGGTTCTATGATCAAGAATGTTGCTCAAGGCAGTCTTAGGCGTGGTGAACGTGTCATGACAGCCGTTGATAGATTAAGGAAACACTTACCTGATTACTATGATGAAATCGTAGAGATGGACAATGCTGTTAGAAATTAAACTAGGAGTTGCTTAACAAACAAGAGGACGATACTGTGTAGCAATTATTATTGAAGTAACAATAGGTTAGTTAAACACATTCAAAAATTGTTAATATAATAATTCTTTATTTATATCGTTCATTACGATATAATCTTATAAAACGACATAGATAGGGAGATTATATGAATAATAAAATTGCTTTATTAAATCAATATTGGACGGACATCTATTATTACTTGCATTATCCTCACGAAGAAATAGTTACGCATCAAATAATTCGAATACTCCA
The nucleotide sequence above comes from Paenibacillus sp. IHBB 10380. Encoded proteins:
- a CDS encoding tyrosine-type recombinase/integrase; this encodes MRVEGFHLCISRSIIKSTKFLELWLTDYKEGTVRKNTLTSLQYSINNHILPYFKNILLKELKPIMYQEFINVLITNGYSHRTIEIVHSTMNNSIKKAVTLYKIEKKPCVGVSIKGKKKQNGIKYIESSDIPKFLQAAYQYDYIYWIMSKLLIETGMRKGEAAALQWSDVDFKNKTLSISKTLDFTAKDSEELMGDPKTFDSTRTIRISQDLINNLKDHVKYQNQNKLGFMELYHHDLNLVLSRKDGNFMPKSSLFNAFSRILKRASIPSLPIHSLGHTSADMLLESGANMEYVQERLGHGSIQITSDVYAHISKKIEETNMNKFEEHLKNVLE